From the genome of Phytohabitans rumicis, one region includes:
- the dapC gene encoding succinyldiaminopimelate transaminase, whose translation MSPVSSGLPDFPWDLLEPAKRVAAQHADGIVDLSVGTPVDPVPTAIRAALAGAADSPGYPLTAGTPALRTALADWAVRECGALPHGLGVLPTIGSKELVAWLPTLLGLGPGDQVVIPTVCYPTYEVGVRLAGAAVIRSDSLTAVGPSSRVRLVWVNSPSNPTGRVLPTAHLRKVVDWARERGAVVASDECYLTLGWEESPVSVLSAEVNGGRYDGVLAVHSLSKRSNLAGYRAGFVAGDPALVAELLAVRKHAGMMVPAPVQAAMVAALADESHAAAQRALYAARRDLLRPALAKAGFEIEHSAAGLYLWATRGEDCWSTVDWFAARGILVAPGAVYGPAGERHVRVALTATDERVAAAVERLAI comes from the coding sequence CTGAGCCCGGTCTCCTCAGGGCTGCCCGACTTTCCGTGGGACCTGCTGGAGCCCGCCAAGCGGGTCGCCGCCCAGCACGCTGACGGCATCGTCGATCTGTCCGTCGGCACCCCGGTCGATCCGGTGCCGACGGCGATCCGTGCCGCGCTGGCTGGCGCGGCGGACTCGCCCGGCTATCCGCTGACGGCCGGCACGCCGGCGCTGCGGACGGCCCTGGCCGACTGGGCCGTCCGGGAGTGCGGGGCGCTCCCGCACGGGCTCGGCGTGCTGCCCACCATCGGCTCGAAGGAGCTGGTCGCCTGGCTGCCGACGCTGCTCGGCCTCGGCCCGGGCGACCAGGTGGTCATCCCGACCGTCTGCTACCCCACGTACGAGGTGGGCGTGCGGCTGGCCGGCGCGGCCGTGATCCGCAGCGACTCCCTCACGGCCGTGGGGCCCAGCAGCCGGGTACGGCTGGTCTGGGTCAACTCGCCGTCCAACCCGACCGGCCGGGTGCTGCCGACCGCGCACCTGCGCAAGGTCGTCGACTGGGCGCGCGAGCGGGGCGCCGTGGTGGCCAGCGACGAGTGCTACCTCACGCTCGGCTGGGAAGAGTCGCCGGTGTCGGTGCTGTCGGCGGAGGTCAACGGCGGCCGGTACGACGGCGTACTGGCGGTGCACTCGCTCTCCAAGCGGTCCAACCTGGCCGGCTACCGGGCCGGGTTCGTGGCCGGCGACCCGGCGCTGGTGGCGGAGCTGTTGGCCGTACGCAAGCACGCCGGCATGATGGTGCCCGCCCCGGTGCAGGCCGCCATGGTGGCCGCGCTGGCCGACGAGTCGCACGCCGCGGCGCAGCGGGCTCTTTACGCCGCCCGCCGCGACCTGCTGCGGCCCGCGCTGGCGAAGGCCGGCTTCGAGATCGAGCACTCGGCGGCCGGGCTGTACCTGTGGGCCACCCGCGGCGAGGACTGCTGGTCCACGGTGGACTGGTTCGCGGCGCGGGGCATCCTGGTGGCGCCCGGGGCGGTCTACGGGCCGGCCGGCGAGCGACACGTACGGGTGGCGTTGACCGCGACGGATGAGCGCGTCGCGGCCGCCGTGGAACGCCTCGCGATCTAG
- a CDS encoding putative bifunctional diguanylate cyclase/phosphodiesterase, whose product MIAGYWGFTRASHTIRDRAGLLDLLVVVSAGALLSWVFLLGPDMAAPDLTSFEKSVLGAYALGNLLILATNVRLLATYQRTTAVVFLSVGAAGMLTADILYGLTTINGSWQNGSPVDIGWLVFYAAWGAAALHPSMRGLTAPADDRRGEVNRGWLVLLGVASMIPPAVLLIQAMSGEIRDGAIIAVSSGVVFCIVLSRLTDSIQAHRQVVARERGMREACAALVSATDAPEVNRAVRAAVARLIPPGTGYRVVFAVHHADGVPATAVSIWGPTVVPSVLPHGARGAAAARKTRILRVRMLHPALAEQLGGFESTVLCPLVLDSPVGGAPRVGALLVAAEAGVLGGLRDSLEVLAGQAALALERIGLSDEVNRRDSEAYFRSLVQSTTDVILILGDDDRVRYASPSTATVLGVDPAQCTTLSAAIHPDDRAAVRQTLDLARSAQLEPTDWTQWSLQHPDGRPVHVEVSCLDLRRDRAVRGLVITMRDVTARRQLERQLSHQALHDALTGLPNRALFRDRVDEAARQAAVGGGCAAVLLVDIDDFTMVNDTSGHTVGDELLTAVGQRISATLAQVLGEQATVARVGGDEFGAILDEVADPTAAEQIAAAVVAALTQSFRLGDTVVSALASVGLATTADASGPDDLLRQADLALRLAKGAGKGRWRRYQPAVHAAVLQRIELRAALEQAVADLDFTVAYQPIVGVESDATVGFEALVRWRHPTLGLVSPDEFIDVAEETGLIEPIGDWVLQQAIAAATRWPGTPYVSVNVSARQFRAPGFVENVRKELLAANLAPTRLVLEITERLLLRDDEQVWLDLTGLRELGVRIAIDDFGTGFSSLSYLQQVPIDILKIDKSFTATVASSARQQAIVDGIVRLAQTLSLDVVAEGIETAADRDLLRDIRCPYGQGYLYSHPLDPDDIDGWLRFERDTAGAEVAAIN is encoded by the coding sequence ATGATCGCCGGATACTGGGGATTCACCCGGGCCAGCCATACGATTCGCGACCGGGCCGGCCTGCTGGATCTGCTGGTGGTCGTGTCCGCCGGTGCGCTGCTGTCGTGGGTCTTCCTCCTCGGTCCGGACATGGCCGCACCGGATCTCACCTCGTTCGAGAAGTCGGTGCTCGGCGCGTACGCGCTGGGCAACCTGCTGATCCTCGCGACGAACGTGCGGCTGCTGGCGACGTACCAGCGGACGACCGCAGTGGTCTTCCTGTCCGTCGGCGCGGCCGGGATGCTCACCGCGGACATCCTGTACGGCCTGACCACGATCAACGGAAGCTGGCAGAACGGCAGCCCGGTCGACATCGGCTGGCTGGTCTTCTATGCCGCCTGGGGCGCCGCCGCCCTGCACCCGTCGATGCGCGGCCTGACCGCGCCCGCGGACGACCGGCGCGGCGAGGTCAACCGCGGCTGGCTGGTGCTGCTCGGCGTGGCGTCGATGATCCCGCCCGCGGTGCTGCTCATCCAGGCGATGAGCGGCGAGATCCGGGACGGCGCGATCATCGCGGTGTCGTCCGGGGTCGTGTTCTGCATCGTGCTGAGCCGGCTGACCGACTCGATCCAGGCGCACCGGCAGGTGGTCGCGCGCGAGCGGGGCATGCGGGAGGCGTGCGCCGCGCTCGTCTCCGCCACCGACGCGCCCGAGGTCAACCGGGCGGTCCGGGCCGCGGTCGCCAGGCTCATCCCGCCGGGCACCGGCTACCGGGTGGTGTTCGCCGTGCACCACGCGGATGGCGTGCCCGCCACGGCGGTCAGCATCTGGGGCCCGACCGTGGTGCCGTCCGTCCTGCCGCACGGGGCCCGGGGCGCGGCCGCCGCGCGCAAGACCAGGATTCTTCGGGTACGCATGCTGCACCCGGCCCTGGCCGAGCAGCTCGGCGGGTTCGAGTCCACTGTGCTCTGTCCACTCGTGCTCGACTCACCGGTCGGCGGGGCGCCCCGGGTCGGCGCGCTGCTGGTGGCCGCCGAGGCCGGGGTGCTGGGCGGGCTGCGCGACTCGCTGGAGGTGCTCGCCGGCCAGGCCGCCCTGGCGCTGGAGCGGATCGGGCTCAGCGACGAGGTCAACCGGCGGGACAGCGAGGCGTACTTCCGGTCGCTCGTACAGAGCACCACCGACGTGATCCTCATCCTGGGCGACGACGACCGCGTCCGGTACGCCAGCCCGTCCACCGCGACCGTGCTCGGCGTCGACCCGGCGCAGTGCACGACGCTGTCGGCGGCCATCCACCCGGACGACCGGGCCGCCGTACGGCAGACGCTGGACCTCGCGCGCTCCGCCCAACTGGAGCCCACCGACTGGACACAGTGGAGCCTGCAGCACCCGGACGGCCGCCCGGTGCACGTCGAGGTGAGCTGCCTCGACCTGCGCCGCGACCGGGCCGTACGCGGGCTCGTGATCACCATGCGCGACGTGACCGCGCGCCGCCAGCTGGAGCGGCAGCTCAGCCACCAGGCCCTGCACGACGCGCTCACCGGCCTGCCCAACCGCGCCCTCTTCCGGGACCGCGTCGACGAGGCGGCCCGGCAGGCGGCGGTGGGCGGCGGGTGCGCCGCGGTCCTGCTGGTGGACATCGACGACTTCACGATGGTCAACGACACCTCCGGCCACACCGTCGGCGACGAGCTGCTGACCGCGGTGGGCCAGCGGATCTCGGCCACGCTGGCCCAGGTGCTGGGCGAGCAGGCCACCGTGGCGCGGGTGGGCGGCGACGAGTTCGGCGCGATCCTCGACGAGGTCGCCGATCCCACCGCGGCCGAGCAGATCGCCGCCGCGGTGGTGGCGGCGCTGACCCAGTCGTTCCGGCTCGGCGACACGGTGGTGAGCGCCCTGGCGAGCGTCGGGCTGGCCACGACCGCCGACGCGTCCGGCCCGGACGATCTGCTGCGCCAGGCCGACCTGGCACTGCGGCTGGCCAAGGGCGCGGGCAAGGGTCGCTGGCGGCGCTACCAGCCCGCCGTACACGCGGCGGTGCTCCAGCGGATCGAGCTGCGCGCCGCGCTGGAGCAGGCGGTCGCCGACCTCGACTTCACGGTGGCGTACCAGCCGATCGTGGGGGTGGAAAGCGATGCGACGGTGGGCTTCGAGGCGCTGGTGCGCTGGCGCCACCCGACGCTCGGGCTGGTCTCGCCGGACGAGTTCATCGACGTCGCCGAGGAGACCGGTCTCATCGAGCCGATCGGGGACTGGGTGCTGCAGCAGGCGATCGCCGCGGCCACCCGGTGGCCCGGCACGCCGTACGTCAGCGTCAACGTGTCCGCCCGCCAGTTCCGGGCGCCCGGCTTCGTGGAGAACGTCCGCAAGGAGTTGCTCGCGGCCAACCTGGCGCCGACCCGGCTCGTGCTGGAGATCACCGAACGGCTGCTGCTGCGCGACGACGAGCAGGTGTGGCTCGACCTGACCGGCCTGCGTGAGCTGGGCGTGCGGATCGCCATCGACGACTTCGGCACCGGCTTTTCCTCGCTCAGCTATCTGCAACAGGTGCCGATCGACATTCTGAAGATCGACAAGTCGTTCACCGCCACCGTGGCGTCGTCCGCCCGGCAACAGGCCATTGTGGACGGCATCGTGCGGCTCGCCCAGACCCTCAGCCTGGACGTCGTCGCCGAGGGCATCGAGACCGCGGCCGACCGCGACCTGCTGCGCGACATCCGTTGCCCGTACGGCCAGGGATACCTCTACTCGCACCCCCTCGACCCCGACGACATCGACGGTTGGCTGCGCTTTGAGCGCGACACCGCTGGTGCCGAGGTCGCCGCGATCAACTGA